In a genomic window of Magnolia sinica isolate HGM2019 chromosome 14, MsV1, whole genome shotgun sequence:
- the LOC131225181 gene encoding cyclin-dependent protein kinase inhibitor SMR4-like, with protein MASIYITDGQPSSGTFSKHVESPKERREGESFSTDGEKTEMDMWSDESCRTPTAKESRIPEVLTCPPAPRKRRSDRFTRIPSVKEYFLPPNLDAVFAEVSKVN; from the coding sequence ATGGCGAGCATTTATATAACGGACGGTCAGCCTTCGTCGGGAACGTTCTCGAAGCATGTAGAGAGTCCCAAAGAGAGGCGGGAAGGAGAGAGTTTCTCAACTGACGGAGAGAAAACGGAAATGGACATGTGGAGTGATGAGAGCTGTAGGACGCCGACGGCGAAGGAGAGCAGGATACCGGAGGTTTTGACGTGTCCTCCTGCGCCGAGGAAACGAAGGAGCGATCGTTTTACGCGGATTCCGTCGGTGAAGGAGTATTTCTTGCCGCCGAACCTCGATGCGGTTTTCGCTGAGGTCTCGAAGGTGAACTAA
- the LOC131225934 gene encoding cytochrome P450 709B1-like yields the protein MIEPEIAKDLFSNRTGLYVKQKIYGPFDHGLVRQGILLTEGSDWQRHRKVVSPAFNLDKLKVMAKRMGACTQSMVDGWKDQVVQANGQSKEIEMKREFQALAADIIASTAFSASSSVGKEIFEAQKELFQRTAMIDFVIPGGQYLPTRWNLDTWKLERKLRNRLKSIIEERLNSKDRNGSDSGYGEDLLGIMLGISESSKKQEDLKLSMDEIMDECKTFFFAGHETTANLLTWTMYLLSLYKEWQERLREAVMKECGMEIPVFFCLMNIEFDKGIACEVNMFLLEALRLYCPAIELYRTTTKDTKLGDLMIPKNTTVVIPMVMIHRNKKYWGKDADELNPLRLADGVSRAASHPNAFLAFSTGPRACIGQNFTMLEAKTVVAMILQRFSLSLSLSHEFKHAPMNELTLQPQFGLPILLSMAH from the exons ATGATCGAACCCGAGATAGCCAAAGACCTCTTCTCAAACAGGACTGGTTTATACGTCAAACAGAAGATATATGGACCCTTCGATCATGGCCTTGTTCGGCAAGGGATTCTTCTGACCGAAGGCTCAGATTGGCAAAGGCATAGGAAGGTGGTTAGCCCTGCCTTCAACCTTGACAAGCTCAAG GTGATGGCAAAGAGAATGGGAGCATGCACTCAGTCCATGGTTGATGGGTGGAAAGATCAGGTGGTTCAAGCCAATGGGCAGTCTAAAGAAATagaaatgaaaagagaatttCAAGCGCTGGCTGCAGATATCATTGCAAGTACTGCTTTCAGTGCTAGTTCCTCTGTTGGGAAGGAAATCTTTGAAGCACAGAAGGAGCTTTTCCAGAGAACTGCTATGATTGATTTTGTCATCCCTGGTGGCCA ATATCTTCCTACAAGGTGGAATTTAGATACATGGAAACTcgaaagaaaattgagaaatagGCTCAAGAGCATCATTGAAGAGAGGTTGAATTCCAAGGATCGAAATGGCTCTGATTCTGGCTATGGTGAAGATCTGCTTGGGATTATGTTGGGAATATCTGAATCAAGCAAGAAGCAAGAGGACCTGAAGCTGAGTATGGATGAGATCATGGATGAATGCAAGACATTCTTCTTCGCAGGCCATGAGACCACTGCCAATTTACTAACATGGACAATGTACTTACTGAGTTTATACAAGGAATGGCAAGAGAGGCTTAGAGAAGCAGTGATGAAGGAATGTGGGATGGAAATCCC GGTGTTTTTCTGTCTAATGAACATTGAATTTGATAAAGGCATTGCCTGTGAA GTGAATATGTTTCTCTTAGAAGCTTTGAGGCTCTACTGCCCAGCAATCGAATTGTACAGGACGACTACCAAAGATACCAAGTTGGGTGATTTGATGATACCGAAGAACACAACGGTGGTGATTCCAATGGTCATGATTCACCGGAACAAGAAGTATTGGGGCAAGGATGCAGATGAGTTGAATCCATTGAGATTGGCGGACGGGGTCTCCAGAGCAGCAAGCCATCCAAATGCTTTCTTGGCATTCTCGACAGGTCCAAGAGCATGTATCGGGCAAAATTTCACGATGCTAGAAGCTAAGACAGTCGTTGCCATGATCCTTCAAaggttctccctctctctctctctctctcatgagttTAAGCATGCGCCCATGAATGAGCTTACTCTACAGCCACAGTTTGGCCTTCCCATTCTTCTCAGCATGGCTCATTGA